The following coding sequences lie in one Arachis ipaensis cultivar K30076 chromosome B05, Araip1.1, whole genome shotgun sequence genomic window:
- the LOC110262679 gene encoding uncharacterized protein LOC110262679, with protein MTDSNPGRPFVGCPNYNTVGKKWCGLFMWIDKILEEDVMTCDGRASPSIDNEEWKMKFAWKLRRLEYEVRVLKVGGVLVFLFMLLVTVAILVLKLDRQFGQLYLGRNT; from the exons ATGACGGATTCTAATCCAGGGAGACCCTTCGTGGGTTGCCCAAACTACAAT ACTGTAGGCAAGAAGTGGTGTGGTTTGTTTATGTGGATTGATAAAATTCTTGAAGAAGATGTGATGACATGTGATGGTAGAGCAAGCCCTTCAATTGACAATGAAGAATGGAAGATGAAGTTTGCTTGGAAACTTCGAAGATTAGAGTATGAAGTTAGGGTTCTAAAAGTGGGTGGAGTTTTGGTGTTTTTATTTATGCTGCTGGTTACAGTAGCTATTCTTGTCTTAAAGTTAGATAGGCAGTTTGGCCAATTGTATCTGGGAAGAAACACATGA
- the LOC107644829 gene encoding pentatricopeptide repeat-containing protein At3g60050 isoform X1 — protein MNSLVLLGHRMVHKFSHCVNICRNLCNQPFHCDDDEVRSGFELVEEPLKKMCATSCDTVDFDPNEDNASLDRKHFLHRNGSIENVGMDAEKILEVLGQDSPELDFRRALDGLRVRPSAFLVREVLYGMLKGINCENKGRCAKLAYKFFLWCGQQEGYWHTANSYHLVLQIFAECDEFQAMWRLVDEMIEKGFPATARTFHILICTCGEAGFARKLVMKFIKSKSFNYRPFRHSYNAILHCLLVLNQYRLIEWVYRQMLLDGFSSDVLTYNIVMLAKYRLGKFNHFNRLLYEMGRNGHSPDFHTYNILLHVLGKGDKPLAALNLLNSMKETGIEPTVLHFTTLIDGLSRAGNLEACKYYFDEMIKNGCMPDVVAYTVMITGYVVAGDLERAQEMFNEMISRGQIPNVFTYNSMIRGLCMARKFDEACSMLQEMEAKGCSPNFIVYTTLVSNLRNAGKLALAHKVIRQMMEKGKYTHLISSIKVKRRKK, from the coding sequence ATGAATTCTTTAGTCCTTTTAGGTCATAGGATGGTTCACAAGTTTTCACATTGTGTGAACATTTGTAGGAATTTATGCAATCAACCTTTTCACTGCGATGATGATGAGGTTCGGAGTGGTTTTGAATTGGTtgaggagcctttgaagaaaatgtGTGCTACCTCTTGTGACACTGTTGATTTTGATCCGAATGAGGATAATGCTAGCTTAGACAGGAAGCATTTTTTGCATAGGAATGGGTCCATAGAAAATGTGGGAATGGATGCTGAGAAAATTCTCGAGGTTCTTGGACAGGATAGTCCCGAGTTAGATTTTAGACGGGCTTTGGATGGATTGCGTGTTAGGCCATCAGCTTTTCTCGTGAGGGAGGTTCTGTATGGGATGTTGAAAGGCATAAACTGTGAAAACAAGGGGAGATGCGCTAAACTGGCATACAAATTTTTTCTGTGGTGTGGGCAGCAGGAGGGTTACTGGCACACTGCAAATTCCTATCACTTGGTTCTGCAGATATTTGCCGAGTGTGATGAGTTTCAAGCAATGTGGAGGCTTGTTGATGAGATGATTGAGAAAGGATTTCCAGCTACTGCTCGCACTTTCCACATTTTGATCTGCACTTGTGGTGAGGCAGGGTTTGCTAGGAAGTTGGTGATGAAGTTCATTAAGTCAAAATCATTTAACTACCGGCCCTTTAGGCACTCCTACAATGCAATTCTCCACTGTCTTCTTGTTTTAAACCAGTACCGTTTGATTGAGTGGGTTTATAGGCAGATGTTGCTTGATGGTTTTTCCTCTGATGTTTTGACTTACAACATTGTTATGTTAGCAAAGTATCGACTTGGAAAATTCAATCACTTTAACAGGTTGCTTTATGAGATGGGTAGAAATGGTCATTCTCCTGATTTTCATACTTACAACAttcttcttcatgttcttggTAAAGGAGATAAACCTCTTGCAGCTCTTAATCttctaaatagcatgaaagaaactGGTATAGAGCCAACTGTTCTTCATTTCACCACATTAATTGATGGACTAAGCAGAGCTGGAAATCTAGAGGCTTGCAAATATTATTTTGACGAAATGATAAAAAATGGGTGTATGCCAGATGTGGTGGCATACACTGTAATGATCACAGGATATGTGGTGGCTGGTGATCTTGAAAGAGCTCAGGAAATGTTCAATGAGATGATTTCTAGAGGACAAATCCCAAATGTATTTACATACAATTCCATGATTCGCGGATTATGTATGGCCAGAAAGTTTGATGAAGCATGCTCAATGCTACAGGAAATGGAGGCCAAAGGTTGTAGTCCAAATTTTATTGTCTATACTACACTAGTGAGTAATTTACGGAATGCTGGAAAGCTTGCTTTAGCACATAAAGTGATAAGGCAGATGATGGAGAAGGGGAAGTATACCCACCTTATTTCAAGCATCAAGGTGAAAAGGCGCAAGAAATAG
- the LOC107644829 gene encoding pentatricopeptide repeat-containing protein At3g60050 isoform X2: MCATSCDTVDFDPNEDNASLDRKHFLHRNGSIENVGMDAEKILEVLGQDSPELDFRRALDGLRVRPSAFLVREVLYGMLKGINCENKGRCAKLAYKFFLWCGQQEGYWHTANSYHLVLQIFAECDEFQAMWRLVDEMIEKGFPATARTFHILICTCGEAGFARKLVMKFIKSKSFNYRPFRHSYNAILHCLLVLNQYRLIEWVYRQMLLDGFSSDVLTYNIVMLAKYRLGKFNHFNRLLYEMGRNGHSPDFHTYNILLHVLGKGDKPLAALNLLNSMKETGIEPTVLHFTTLIDGLSRAGNLEACKYYFDEMIKNGCMPDVVAYTVMITGYVVAGDLERAQEMFNEMISRGQIPNVFTYNSMIRGLCMARKFDEACSMLQEMEAKGCSPNFIVYTTLVSNLRNAGKLALAHKVIRQMMEKGKYTHLISSIKVKRRKK, encoded by the coding sequence atgtGTGCTACCTCTTGTGACACTGTTGATTTTGATCCGAATGAGGATAATGCTAGCTTAGACAGGAAGCATTTTTTGCATAGGAATGGGTCCATAGAAAATGTGGGAATGGATGCTGAGAAAATTCTCGAGGTTCTTGGACAGGATAGTCCCGAGTTAGATTTTAGACGGGCTTTGGATGGATTGCGTGTTAGGCCATCAGCTTTTCTCGTGAGGGAGGTTCTGTATGGGATGTTGAAAGGCATAAACTGTGAAAACAAGGGGAGATGCGCTAAACTGGCATACAAATTTTTTCTGTGGTGTGGGCAGCAGGAGGGTTACTGGCACACTGCAAATTCCTATCACTTGGTTCTGCAGATATTTGCCGAGTGTGATGAGTTTCAAGCAATGTGGAGGCTTGTTGATGAGATGATTGAGAAAGGATTTCCAGCTACTGCTCGCACTTTCCACATTTTGATCTGCACTTGTGGTGAGGCAGGGTTTGCTAGGAAGTTGGTGATGAAGTTCATTAAGTCAAAATCATTTAACTACCGGCCCTTTAGGCACTCCTACAATGCAATTCTCCACTGTCTTCTTGTTTTAAACCAGTACCGTTTGATTGAGTGGGTTTATAGGCAGATGTTGCTTGATGGTTTTTCCTCTGATGTTTTGACTTACAACATTGTTATGTTAGCAAAGTATCGACTTGGAAAATTCAATCACTTTAACAGGTTGCTTTATGAGATGGGTAGAAATGGTCATTCTCCTGATTTTCATACTTACAACAttcttcttcatgttcttggTAAAGGAGATAAACCTCTTGCAGCTCTTAATCttctaaatagcatgaaagaaactGGTATAGAGCCAACTGTTCTTCATTTCACCACATTAATTGATGGACTAAGCAGAGCTGGAAATCTAGAGGCTTGCAAATATTATTTTGACGAAATGATAAAAAATGGGTGTATGCCAGATGTGGTGGCATACACTGTAATGATCACAGGATATGTGGTGGCTGGTGATCTTGAAAGAGCTCAGGAAATGTTCAATGAGATGATTTCTAGAGGACAAATCCCAAATGTATTTACATACAATTCCATGATTCGCGGATTATGTATGGCCAGAAAGTTTGATGAAGCATGCTCAATGCTACAGGAAATGGAGGCCAAAGGTTGTAGTCCAAATTTTATTGTCTATACTACACTAGTGAGTAATTTACGGAATGCTGGAAAGCTTGCTTTAGCACATAAAGTGATAAGGCAGATGATGGAGAAGGGGAAGTATACCCACCTTATTTCAAGCATCAAGGTGAAAAGGCGCAAGAAATAG